A portion of the Punica granatum isolate Tunisia-2019 chromosome 7, ASM765513v2, whole genome shotgun sequence genome contains these proteins:
- the LOC116215070 gene encoding receptor-like protein 43 yields the protein MKPGHVYLCLFFLLFEPSMTILVSSPFTQSSGRVDQCNAIFQFSNSLGIATRIESSYYCNANFYNWTSYPRTASWMRGTDCCKWDGITCDNVTGDVIEVNLSCSRLQGILHVNSTLFSLRNLRALYLRGNGLTGHIPSSICQMTSLETLSLSDNKLDGPIPPCLGNLTKISSLSLSFNHIRGSLPRSLANCTRLENLFLYSNDITDSFPHWLRTVPLRLLHLGGNNFHGPVGADPLALNFPLINDLILSLSNFTGSLPFDYFLHSNLTYIYLSESKFEGNLPILPPTVKAYDISGNKFTGGIPPLICNSTNLKLIRMSNNRLTGSIPWCLMKASTNLLELTLSMNFFQGPIPNISALNNCSLKTFDLSENNLEGKLPRFLANCSNLGELDFSNNELEDLFPSWLEALPSLYVLGLRSNKFHGLVKSSRSAQPFPRLHIFDISNNNFSGAFPTQYIASFKGMMGGDKVRGNLLFQEHGVRNFYTTHVIGKGNILDLRRIHKTYTVIDLSCNHFQGEIPELIGDLKLLIGLNFSHNNLTGAIPYSLGNLTNLEWLDLSFNNLTGKIPGSLADLTSLEYLNLSTNRLVGPIPEGKQLNTFQSDAFGGNPGLCGFPLQRQCGGDANEPPASSTLKDEENTNNGSWIEWQAVPLGYGCGTVLGLSVGYIILHFQRPLWLMRMIERRIYKLQRRARRTHESDGGRTRRR from the exons ATGAAGCCAGGTCACGTATACCTCTGTCTCTTCTTCCTACTCTTCGAGCCATCTATGACTATCCTTGTGTCATCTCCCTTCACACAGTCCTCAGGTCGTGTGGATCAGTGCAATGCCATATTCCAGTTCAGCAATTCACTTGGAATCGCCACCAGGATTGAGTCCAGTTATTACTGCAATGCAAACTTCTATAATTGGACCTCTTATCCAAGGACAGCCTCTTGGATGAGAGGTACCGACTGCTGCAAGTGGGATGGGATAACGTGCGACAACGTAACAGGAGATGTGATCGAAGTCAACCTTAGCTGTAGTCGTCTCCAAGGGATCCTCCACGTTAACAGCACTCTCTTCTCGCTTCGTAATCTTCGGGCCCTCTACCTCCGAGGTAATGGTCTCACCGGGCACATCCCATCATCCATTTGTCAAATGACTTCCCTGGAAACCCTGTCTCTTTCAGATAACAAGCTTGACGGACCCATCCCACCATGTTTGGGAAATCTGACCAAAATCTCGTCCTTGAGCTTGAGTTTTAACCATATACGAGGTTCACTGCCGAGATCCCTAGCAAACTGTACCAGGTTGGAAAATCTTTTCCTTTACTCGAATGACATAACCGATTCTTTTCCACACTGGCTTAGAACAGTCCCGCTACGATTACTGCATCTGGGTGGTAACAACTTCCATGGCCCTGTTGGAGCTGATCCTTTAGCACTTAACTTCCCTCTCATCAACGATCTGATCCTCTCTCTCAGTAATTTCACCGGCAGCTTGCCGTTTGattattttctgcattcaaACTTGACATATATTTACCTATCTGAAAGCAAGTTTGAAGGCAATCTGCCGATTTTACCACCCACAGTTAAAGCGTATGACATCTCAGGCAATAAGTTTACAGGAGGGATCCCTCCTCTGATATGCAATTCTACAAATCTCAAGCTCATTAGGATGTCAAATAATAGGTTGACGGGCAGCATACCTTGGTGTCTCATGAAAGCGAGTACCAACCTGTTGGAGCTCACCCTATCTATGAATTTCTTTCAAGGCCCAATACCAAATATATCAGCTCTCAACAACTGCAGTTTGAAGACATTTGACTTGTCGGAAAATAATTTAGAAGGTAAATTGCCACGTTTCTTGGCCAATTGCAGCAACCTGGGAGAATTAGATTTCAGCAACAATGAACTCGAGGATTTGTTTCCCAGCTGGCTCGAAGCTCTCCCAAGCCTCTATGTTCTGGGTTTAAGGTCGAACAAGTTCCATGGTCTAGTAAAAAGTAGCAGATCGGCTCAACCCTTTCCCAGGCTTCACATTTTTGACATCTCCAATAACAATTTCTCTGGTGCTTTTCCAACTCAGTATATTGCTAGTTTCAAAGGCATGATGGGTGGAGACAAGGTGCGCGGGAACCTATTATTTCAGGAACATGGCGTGAGAAACTTTTATACTACACATGTGATCGGGAAAGGGAATATATTAGATTTGAGGAGAATTCACAAGACATACACGGTCATCGACTTATCATGTAACCATTTCCAAGGGGAGATACCTGAGTTGATTGGGGATCTTAAATTACTCATAGGGCTAAACTTCTCTCATAACAACCTGACTGGTGCTATCCCGTACTCGTTGGGGAATCTGACTAATCTTGAATGGCTAGACCTCTCGTTCAATAATCTCACTGGAAAGATACCTGGATCCTTAGCTGATTTAACATCACTGGAATACTTAAATCTCTCAACGAACCGACTCGTGGGACCAATTCCTGAAGGCAAACAGTTGAACACATTTCAGAGTGATGCCTTTGGGGGGAATCCCGGGTTGTGTGGATTTCCCTTGCAAAGACAATGTGGAGGGGACGCAAATGAACCACCAGCATCAAGTACTCTTAAAGATGAAGAAAACACGAACAATGGAAGTTGGATAGAGTGGCAAGCGGTACCGCTGGGTTACGGATGCGGAACTGTTCTTGGACTTTCTGTGGGATATATCATCCTTCATTTCCAAAGACCTCTATGGCTCATGAGGATGATTGAGAGAAGAATATACAAGCTGCAAAGAAGAGCTCGAAGAACTCATGAAAG CGATGGCGGGAGGACGCGGCGGCGATGA
- the LOC116213595 gene encoding receptor-like protein Cf-9 homolog produces the protein MCDYVTGDVIVVDLTCSCLRGAFQPNNTLFTLSNVQTLYLRGNDLTGDIPSSICRMHSLENLSLADNKLGDLIPPCLGNLSKIAYLSLSFNRMQGSLLMRLLACMLRQLPKSLANCTRLEYLSLFSNDITDSFPHWLRTVPLGALQLGKNNFHGLVGPYPLALDFPHLNKLAIKMNNFAGSLPAKYFLQSNLTYIDLSSNKFEGALPILPPTLEMFFLSSNRFTGEIPLLLCNSTILVTVELSDNSLTGRIPQCLVDGSVSVLDLYLSMNSFRGPIPETLSVPNNCSFTTIDLSQNHLGGKLPRFLANCSKLETLDLSNNELQDSFPSWLEALPSLYILILRSNKFHGLVNTGGSPQPFSKLQIFDLFNNNFHGAFPTKYVASFKGMTGGDEKRGNFVYRAGDSQIFYAASVIGKGNNLTGPIPYSFGNLTNLEWLDLSLNNLSGEIPGSLADLTSLAYLNLSMNWLMGPIPKGKQFNTFKSDSFGGNPGLCGFPLPRECGEDANKPPPSTHAEEEDTEKGSWIEWRAVPMGYRCGTAFGLSAGYIMLHFRRPLWLMRMMERRIYKLQRRARRTRGR, from the exons ATGTGTGACTATGTAACTGGTGATGTGATCGTGGTTGACCTTACCTGTAGTTGTCTCCGTGGGGCCTTCCAGCCTAACAACACCCTCTTCACGCTTAGTAATGTTCAGACCCTCTACCTTCGGGGTAATGATCTCACTGGAGATATCCCATCTTCCATTTGTCGGATGCATTCGCTAGAAAACCTGTCCTTAGCAGATAACAAGCTTGGCGATCTCATACCGCCATGCTTGGGAAACCTTAGCAAAATCGCGTACTTGAGCTTGAGTTTTAACCGAATGCAAGGTTCATTGCTGATGCG GTTACTCGCGTGTATGCTGCGTCAATTGCCCAAATCCCTAGCTAACTGTACCAGGTTGGAATATCTTAGTCTTTTCTCGAATGACATAACCGATTCTTTCCCACACTGGCTGAGAACAGTCCCGCTAGGGGCTCTGCAACTGGGTAAAAACAACTTCCATGGTCTTGTCGGACCTTATCCTTTGGCACTCGACTTCCCTCATCTCAACAAACTGGCCATAAAGATGAATAATTTCGCCGGCAGCTTGCCTGCCAAGTATTTTCTGCAGTCAAACTTGACGTATATTGACTTATCGAGCAACAAGTTTGAAGGTGCTCTGCCGATCTTACCACCCACATTAGAAATGTTTTTCCTTTCAAGCAACAGGTTCACTGGAGAGATTCCTCTTCTGTTATGCAATTCTACCATTCTCGTGACCGTTGAGTTGTCAGACAATAGCTTGACCGGCAGAATACCTCAGTGCCTCGTGGATGGGAGTGTCAGCGTATTGGACTTATACCTATCTATGAATTCCTTTCGAGGCCCAATACCTGAAACATTATCAGTTCCAAACAACTGCAGCTTTACAACTATTGACTTATCACAAAATCATTTGGGAGGCAAATTGCCAAGGTTCTTGGCAAACTGCAGCAAGCTGGAAACTTTAGATCTCAGTAACAATGAACTCCAGGATTCATTTCCCAGTTGGCTTGAAGCTCTCCCGAGCCTGTACATTCTGATTTTAAGGTCGAACAAGTTCCATGGTCTAGTAAATACTGGTGGATCGCCTCAACCCTTTTCCAAGCTGCAAATTTTTGATCTCTTCAATAACAATTTCCATGGTGCTTTCCCAACCAAATATGTTGCTAGTTTCAAAGGCATGACAGGTGGAGATGAGAAACGAGGGAACTTCGTTTATCGGGCGGGGGACAGCCAAATCTTTTATGCTGCTAGTGTGATTGGGAAAGGG AACAACCTGACGGGCCCTATCCCGTATTCATTTGGGAATCTGACTAATCTTGAATGGCTAGACCTCTCGCTGAATAATCTCTCTGGAGAGATCCCCGGATCCTTAGCTGATCTAACATCACTGGCATACTTAAATCTCTCCATGAACTGGCTCATGGGACCCATTCCTAAGGGCAAACAGTTCAACACATTCAAGAGCGACTCCTTTGGGGGAAATCCCGGGCTGTGTGGATTTCCATTGCCAAGAGAATGCGGAGAGGATGCAAACAAACCGCCACCATCAACTcatgcagaagaagaagatacgGAGAAGGGAAGTTGGATCGAATGGCGGGCAGTACCAATGGGTTATAGATGCGGGACTGCATTTGGACTTTCAGCAGGATATATCATGCTTCATTTCCGGAGACCACTATGGCTCATGAGGATGATGGAGAGAAGAATATACAAGCTGCAAAGGAGAGCTAGAAGAACTCGTGGAAGGTGA